One genomic segment of uncultured Desulfobacter sp. includes these proteins:
- the ftsH gene encoding ATP-dependent zinc metalloprotease FtsH produces MNQFYKNISLWLVIVLMMIMLYNVFNQQPGGQSDIGYSEFLSLVEDGRIQNVVIQGQDLIITDTSGARFNSYAPDDAQLIDTLRKRGVSIKAKPPAESSWFMSIVISWLPMIVLIGVWIFFMRQMQGGGGGGKAMSFGKSRARLMDDKGEKVTFANVEGIDEAKEELTEVVDFLKNPNKYTRLGGRIPKGVLLMGNPGTGKTLLSRAVAGEAGVPFFTISGSDFVEMFVGVGASRVRDLFAQGKKNAPCIIFIDEIDAVGRQRGAGLGGGHDEREQTLNQLLVEMDGFESNEGVILMAATNRADVLDPALLRPGRFDRQVMVDLPDIKGREGILRVHMKKSPLAKDVNPNILAKGTPGFSGADLENLCNEAALLAAKRNREKLFMRDFEDAKDKVYMGLERKSKVIKEDEKKTTAYHEGGHALVARFLPNTDTVNKITIIPRGRAAGVTWFLPEEGDFKYKDQLENELSIAFGGRVAEEIIFKRISTGASNDIKQATKLANRMVRSFGMSDNLAPVSYEDHDDNIFIGREMTQAKGYSEATAQKIDAEVAGLISHAYNTAKTILEENIDILHALTDLLLEKETIMGPELDDLISSLRPDFDFFGRRNIQTEPEPPKEEEVQGTDEQKDVNDDGSDDETGTKEPDPDTPDDESKDKKEDN; encoded by the coding sequence TTGAATCAATTCTATAAAAATATCTCCCTTTGGCTGGTGATTGTCCTGATGATGATCATGCTTTACAATGTATTCAACCAGCAGCCGGGTGGCCAGTCAGACATTGGTTATTCAGAATTTTTGTCCCTAGTGGAAGACGGCCGTATTCAAAATGTGGTTATTCAGGGCCAGGATCTGATCATTACAGACACCAGTGGTGCAAGGTTCAACAGCTATGCCCCGGACGATGCCCAGCTCATCGATACCCTGCGCAAACGCGGGGTGTCCATCAAGGCTAAGCCACCGGCTGAATCTTCCTGGTTCATGTCCATTGTCATTTCCTGGTTGCCCATGATTGTTCTCATCGGGGTATGGATTTTTTTCATGCGCCAGATGCAGGGCGGTGGCGGCGGAGGAAAAGCCATGTCTTTTGGAAAAAGCAGGGCCAGGCTCATGGATGATAAGGGGGAAAAGGTAACCTTTGCCAATGTCGAAGGCATTGATGAGGCTAAAGAAGAGCTTACCGAGGTGGTGGACTTTCTGAAAAACCCCAACAAATATACCCGGCTGGGCGGCCGTATCCCCAAGGGCGTGCTTCTGATGGGCAATCCCGGTACCGGTAAAACCCTGCTTTCCCGGGCTGTTGCAGGGGAAGCAGGCGTTCCGTTTTTCACCATTTCCGGATCTGATTTTGTTGAAATGTTTGTGGGTGTCGGCGCATCCCGGGTCCGGGATCTGTTTGCCCAGGGCAAGAAAAACGCTCCATGTATTATATTCATTGACGAAATTGATGCCGTGGGGCGTCAGCGGGGCGCAGGCCTTGGCGGCGGACACGATGAACGGGAACAGACCTTGAACCAGCTTTTAGTGGAGATGGACGGGTTTGAATCCAATGAAGGGGTTATTCTCATGGCAGCCACCAACCGGGCCGATGTTCTGGACCCGGCACTGCTGCGTCCCGGCCGGTTTGACCGGCAGGTGATGGTGGACCTGCCCGACATCAAGGGGCGTGAAGGCATTTTGCGGGTACACATGAAAAAAAGCCCCTTGGCCAAGGATGTGAATCCGAATATTCTTGCCAAAGGGACGCCCGGTTTTTCCGGAGCAGATCTGGAAAACCTGTGCAATGAGGCAGCGCTTCTGGCAGCCAAACGCAACCGTGAAAAATTGTTTATGCGCGATTTTGAAGATGCCAAGGACAAGGTTTACATGGGGCTTGAAAGAAAATCCAAGGTAATCAAGGAAGACGAAAAAAAGACCACGGCCTACCACGAGGGCGGTCATGCCCTGGTGGCCCGGTTCCTGCCCAATACGGATACCGTGAATAAAATCACCATTATCCCCAGGGGAAGGGCTGCCGGGGTGACCTGGTTTCTGCCCGAGGAAGGGGATTTCAAATACAAGGACCAGCTGGAAAACGAACTGTCCATTGCCTTTGGCGGCCGTGTGGCAGAAGAAATCATATTCAAACGAATCTCCACCGGGGCTTCAAATGACATAAAGCAGGCCACTAAACTTGCTAATCGCATGGTCAGAAGTTTCGGTATGAGTGATAACCTGGCACCGGTCTCCTATGAAGACCATGATGACAATATCTTCATCGGCAGGGAAATGACCCAGGCCAAAGGTTATTCCGAAGCCACGGCCCAGAAAATAGACGCCGAGGTGGCAGGCCTGATCAGCCACGCATACAATACGGCCAAAACCATTTTAGAGGAGAACATTGACATTCTCCATGCTCTGACCGATCTTCTCCTGGAAAAGGAAACGATTATGGGGCCTGAACTCGATGATCTGATTTCAAGTCTGCGCCCGGATTTCGATTTCTTTGGACGCCGGAACATTCAGACGGAACCGGAGCCGCCCAAAGAGGAAGAGGTCCAGGGAACCGATGAACAGAAAGATGTCAATGATGATGGCTCCGACGATGAGACAGGGACAAAAGAGCCTGATCCGGACACGCCGGATGATGAGTCTAAGGACAAAAAAGAAGATAATTAA
- a CDS encoding TOBE domain-containing protein: MNHKTTADDPLPAPQTPSQGGMDQGRMVSIPETDHCLDSIQLDRLEQAFRAWATQSPRADVQLSRRRILVIFLLIRYTGAKLNEVLALDPLKRIDFTRQLVDLGNGDPDSRTEPRIVRISATLASELEQMLNDPSFRRFLEKQFNVDPGFVRRKFYERAQALGFPKKLGGPEMIRKARAVELMQRNMPMPAVQTMRGHSTMNQTSAYVSFSKDDIAQVTKLFIEREASRKTSARNSFFGKIQALQKGDIQTRVTLTTAGGDTIEAVITNSSMDRLSLKESRLIMAEVKAPLVILYSGEKEPECTAENRFYGMIEQINAGRINTEYIVRIKDGTSLCAVVSTQGSQWLGLGVGDSVWAAFSCFSVVLNVD, from the coding sequence ATGAATCATAAAACGACTGCTGACGACCCGTTACCGGCTCCCCAGACACCCTCCCAGGGCGGTATGGACCAGGGACGCATGGTTTCAATCCCAGAGACAGACCATTGCCTGGATTCGATTCAGCTCGACCGTCTGGAACAGGCATTCAGGGCATGGGCAACCCAATCTCCCCGGGCAGATGTCCAATTATCCCGGCGCCGCATCCTGGTCATTTTTTTGCTGATCCGATACACGGGTGCGAAGTTAAATGAAGTTCTGGCCCTTGATCCTCTTAAACGAATTGATTTCACTCGGCAGTTGGTGGATTTGGGTAATGGAGATCCGGATTCCCGGACAGAACCGAGAATCGTCAGGATTTCGGCCACTCTTGCTTCTGAACTTGAACAGATGCTTAACGATCCGTCATTCAGGCGCTTTCTGGAAAAGCAATTCAATGTTGATCCCGGGTTTGTCCGGCGCAAATTTTACGAGCGGGCCCAGGCTTTAGGCTTTCCCAAGAAGCTTGGCGGCCCGGAAATGATCCGAAAGGCAAGGGCTGTGGAGTTGATGCAGCGCAATATGCCCATGCCGGCCGTACAGACCATGCGGGGTCATTCAACCATGAACCAGACCAGTGCTTATGTCTCTTTTTCCAAAGATGACATTGCGCAGGTCACAAAACTTTTCATCGAAAGGGAAGCGTCGCGTAAAACCAGTGCCAGAAATTCATTTTTCGGCAAAATCCAGGCGCTTCAAAAAGGAGACATCCAGACCCGGGTCACATTGACAACCGCCGGAGGTGACACCATTGAGGCTGTGATCACCAACAGCAGCATGGACCGGCTTTCACTAAAAGAATCAAGACTGATTATGGCAGAGGTCAAAGCCCCTCTGGTGATCTTGTACAGCGGAGAAAAAGAGCCGGAATGCACTGCCGAGAACCGGTTTTACGGCATGATCGAGCAGATCAATGCCGGACGGATCAATACGGAATATATCGTGCGTATCAAAGACGGAACATCATTATGCGCCGTGGTGTCAACACAGGGCTCCCAATGGCTGGGTCTTGGTGTGGGAGATTCTGTCTGGGCTGCTTTCAGTTGCTTTTCCGTTGTGCTGAATGTGGATTGA
- a CDS encoding type III pantothenate kinase, whose amino-acid sequence MLLVIDVGNTNTVIGVYKDETLVQDWRIRTIRETTADEFNILARALFADKGIQLTDISKIVISSVVPSSVRILNAFCERYLGITPLWINAASVKKLMPILYSNPNEVGADRIVNAVAAYEKYKKALIIIDFGTATTFDAITEKGEYLGGAICPGVVISSEALFHRASRLPRVEMLKAPDKVIGDDTIESIKSGIIFGNAAMVDGMVDRMKQEMKTTPIIIATGGLAPLIAEVSNAIESVDLALTLEGLKIISRAL is encoded by the coding sequence ATGCTGCTGGTAATTGATGTGGGCAATACCAATACGGTGATCGGCGTTTACAAAGATGAAACCTTGGTGCAGGACTGGCGTATCAGAACCATCAGAGAAACCACGGCTGATGAGTTCAATATCCTGGCCCGGGCTTTGTTTGCCGACAAAGGCATCCAGCTCACCGACATCTCAAAAATCGTCATATCCTCCGTGGTACCGTCGTCCGTAAGGATCTTAAACGCTTTCTGCGAGCGTTATCTGGGCATTACACCATTGTGGATCAATGCAGCATCCGTAAAAAAGCTGATGCCCATTCTCTATTCCAATCCCAACGAGGTCGGCGCGGACCGCATTGTCAATGCCGTGGCAGCCTATGAAAAATACAAAAAAGCATTGATCATCATTGATTTTGGCACAGCCACCACCTTTGACGCCATCACGGAAAAAGGCGAATACCTTGGCGGCGCCATCTGCCCCGGCGTGGTGATCTCATCCGAAGCCCTGTTCCATAGGGCATCCCGCCTGCCCCGGGTGGAAATGCTCAAAGCACCGGACAAGGTGATCGGTGATGACACCATTGAAAGCATCAAGTCCGGTATCATTTTCGGCAATGCAGCCATGGTGGACGGCATGGTGGACCGGATGAAACAGGAAATGAAAACCACACCTATAATCATTGCCACGGGCGGACTTGCCCCGCTCATTGCCGAAGTGTCCAATGCCATTGAATCCGTGGATTTAGCCCTGACCCTGGAGGGTCTTAAAATCATCAGCCGGGCTCTTTGA
- the folP gene encoding dihydropteroate synthase encodes MTTTAFTLEFGRFKLNLGPKACIMGILNTTPDSFSDGGKYTTLDKALTRAREMVAAGAHILDIGGESSRPFSQPVSEQEELDRTIPVIETIANQINIPISIDTVKAKVAKEALAAGAGIINDISAFEKDPDMVDVAVKSGAPTILMHMKGTPETMQVNPSYDDLMGEIITYLQGRVNFVLEKGMSPKNIILDPGIGFGKTVAHNLVLIKELHQLTALGYPVLMGPSRKSFIQRVLGNVTGKKATPGDAGTEYGTLAACAASLLNGAHILRVHDVEAVCAFSHIIDAIRNA; translated from the coding sequence TTGACCACCACAGCCTTTACGCTTGAATTTGGCCGCTTCAAATTGAATCTGGGTCCAAAGGCATGTATCATGGGTATTTTAAACACCACGCCGGATTCCTTTTCAGACGGGGGGAAATACACCACCCTGGACAAAGCCCTGACCCGGGCCCGGGAAATGGTGGCGGCAGGTGCCCATATCCTGGACATCGGCGGAGAATCCTCCAGGCCGTTTTCCCAACCGGTGAGTGAGCAGGAAGAGCTTGACCGGACCATCCCTGTAATTGAGACCATTGCCAACCAAATAAACATTCCCATCTCCATTGACACGGTAAAAGCCAAGGTGGCAAAAGAAGCCCTTGCCGCTGGTGCGGGTATCATCAATGATATCTCGGCCTTTGAAAAAGACCCTGACATGGTGGATGTGGCCGTGAAGAGCGGCGCTCCTACCATTCTCATGCACATGAAAGGCACACCGGAAACCATGCAGGTGAACCCGAGCTATGATGATCTCATGGGTGAAATCATCACCTATCTGCAGGGACGGGTTAATTTTGTGCTTGAAAAAGGCATGTCCCCAAAAAATATTATCCTGGATCCGGGTATAGGGTTTGGTAAAACCGTTGCACACAACCTTGTGCTGATCAAGGAACTTCACCAGCTCACAGCCCTGGGATATCCAGTGCTCATGGGGCCGTCCAGAAAATCGTTTATCCAGAGAGTGCTGGGCAATGTCACGGGCAAAAAGGCCACCCCCGGAGATGCAGGCACCGAATACGGAACCCTGGCTGCCTGTGCAGCATCCCTGCTGAACGGCGCACATATTCTCCGGGTTCATGATGTTGAAGCGGTGTGCGCATTCTCACACATCATTGACGCCATCAGGAATGCTTAA
- a CDS encoding CdaR family protein, which yields MLKRRQIASLFRLAVPMAVVAAVMAIIIFTACTQEPRETNLLLPVDYANVPDDMILTDFHTDKIEIRIKCRPKQIEKLSKKSLVYPADIYTDLAFDPAGGTDAIEPGRYLLPVDKTRIPLGRSTSIVKITPSYLGIRLEKKVTRVFKVTVPLIGNTAKGYLARSAVCYPATVALTGAKSMINGIEQLTTKPVDLTNANKNFKKQVPLDLGRAKLFTAAQSIFVVSVQVQPLTGTRTIKQIPIEIQNRPGKKVSIEPSTISIDLKGPHEKLNNTTLTNKIYVFMDLEGLKPGVYARHAYIDIPVELVMTNASPRVFTVKIE from the coding sequence ATGCTTAAGCGCCGACAGATAGCTTCACTTTTCCGCCTGGCCGTTCCAATGGCTGTGGTGGCTGCGGTCATGGCGATTATTATTTTCACCGCCTGCACCCAGGAACCCAGGGAAACAAACCTGCTTTTGCCTGTGGATTATGCCAATGTTCCGGATGATATGATTTTGACTGATTTTCACACAGATAAAATCGAAATCAGGATCAAATGCCGCCCCAAACAAATTGAAAAACTTTCAAAGAAAAGCCTGGTCTATCCTGCAGACATCTATACAGACCTGGCGTTTGACCCGGCAGGCGGCACGGATGCCATTGAACCGGGCCGTTATCTGCTGCCTGTGGATAAAACCCGGATTCCTCTGGGACGTTCTACTTCCATTGTTAAAATCACACCTTCTTATTTAGGCATCCGCCTGGAAAAAAAAGTGACCCGGGTCTTCAAGGTGACGGTTCCGTTGATCGGAAATACAGCCAAGGGCTACCTGGCGCGTTCCGCGGTGTGTTACCCTGCCACCGTGGCCCTTACCGGCGCAAAATCCATGATCAATGGGATTGAACAGCTCACCACCAAACCCGTAGACCTGACCAATGCCAATAAAAATTTTAAAAAGCAAGTCCCCCTAGACCTTGGGCGGGCTAAGCTTTTCACGGCTGCCCAGTCCATATTTGTGGTGTCCGTGCAGGTTCAGCCGCTCACGGGAACCCGGACCATTAAACAGATTCCAATAGAGATTCAAAACCGACCCGGAAAAAAAGTCAGCATTGAACCTTCAACCATTTCTATTGATCTTAAAGGTCCCCATGAAAAGTTGAACAACACGACGCTGACCAACAAAATTTATGTGTTCATGGATCTTGAAGGGCTTAAACCCGGGGTATATGCCCGGCACGCCTATATTGACATCCCCGTGGAACTGGTCATGACCAATGCCTCACCCCGGGTATTTACCGTTAAAATTGAATAG
- the tilS gene encoding tRNA lysidine(34) synthetase TilS, translating to MTTQSSFAQKFTAQVLGTIRKHDMVTPGYGVLIGVSGGPDSMALIQVLMSLKKDLDIRIGLAHLNHMLRGSHALGDETFVREFAREHNLDLVVETKNIAEIAKEQQLCVEEAGRNARYDFFTRAACEKGFHRIALGHHRDDNIEQVLMNFVRGTGPLGLRGIPPVRQEKFIRPLIRMPRAEIIAFLDEINQEYRIDGSNEDTSYLRNRVRHCLIPFLEKEFNPDIKAGIERLSGIIEQEDNFLDRMARTALDKATIDRQKNQIDLSIPGINTLDRALGARVIRAALLSVKQNLRRISHTHIRDILHFAGKKGESGKSLDLPSQIRVYRQKDILRIKKEETALRTLGRHLKSRRRQNTKTDENPGI from the coding sequence ATGACAACCCAATCATCCTTTGCCCAGAAATTTACAGCCCAAGTGCTTGGCACCATCCGGAAACACGACATGGTTACCCCCGGCTACGGTGTATTGATCGGCGTTTCCGGCGGTCCTGATTCCATGGCCCTGATACAGGTTTTAATGAGTTTAAAAAAAGATCTGGATATCCGTATAGGCCTGGCACATCTGAACCACATGCTTCGGGGCAGTCACGCCCTGGGCGATGAGACCTTTGTCCGTGAATTTGCCAGGGAACACAACCTTGACCTGGTAGTTGAAACAAAAAATATAGCAGAAATTGCCAAAGAACAACAGCTCTGTGTTGAAGAGGCCGGCAGAAATGCCAGGTATGATTTTTTTACCCGGGCGGCCTGTGAAAAAGGATTTCACCGTATTGCCCTAGGCCATCACCGGGATGACAATATAGAGCAGGTTTTAATGAATTTTGTTCGCGGGACCGGTCCCCTTGGCCTTCGGGGGATTCCGCCGGTAAGGCAGGAAAAATTTATACGCCCTCTAATTCGGATGCCCAGAGCTGAGATTATAGCGTTTCTTGATGAAATAAATCAGGAATACAGGATTGATGGGTCCAATGAGGACACATCCTACCTTCGCAACCGGGTCCGCCACTGCCTGATCCCGTTCCTTGAGAAGGAGTTCAATCCCGATATTAAAGCTGGAATAGAACGGCTGTCCGGCATCATCGAACAGGAAGATAATTTTCTGGACAGGATGGCCCGAACCGCCCTGGACAAAGCAACAATCGACAGGCAAAAAAATCAGATTGATTTATCCATACCAGGGATTAACACACTTGACCGGGCCCTGGGAGCCCGGGTTATCCGTGCAGCGCTGTTGTCGGTAAAGCAGAATTTAAGACGAATTTCCCACACCCATATCCGGGATATCCTTCATTTTGCAGGCAAAAAAGGAGAATCAGGGAAGAGTCTGGACCTTCCAAGCCAAATCCGGGTATACAGACAAAAGGATATTCTACGTATAAAAAAGGAAGAAACAGCGCTGCGGACACTTGGCAGGCATCTTAAGTCCCGCAGGCGTCAAAATACAAAAACGGACGAAAACCCCGGGATATAA
- a CDS encoding alpha-isopropylmalate synthase regulatory domain-containing protein: MAIKQNETGTWVLDQTQIPGEARQEVEIFDTTLRDGEQGGVTFKGDSKLRIARFLADTGVSTIEVGFPSSTPLEFDTVKQIADTVEGPHICGLTTMDLENIKRTWQALENNPNPTIHVFTLNIDEASIRAYKADPNEQIEKASRAVAYAKKLTGGKGRVEFSAQNTILALSQSLNPEYNFLQDYISKIYGHAIKAGADVVNIPHTVAKGIEIEIQEAIQYFKMLVEGTDDVMLSFHAHNDFGVSVADTLAAVKQGVRQVEGTWYSLGERAGNTPLEQVIMNLSLKPSYNRKFFTSFKLEKTNAVARFIERESCIPIPYNAPGVGPNALRHGSGVHSDGDKKGKDIGENIYLPCSPEDIGWTGNTHQITKLTGVTGVTARLEELGYEFEKPFVREHIMPAIKSRDITYGDKELRMIGDDFRYTGEDHIEFVDYAFNKFANSSVRQAQVVLVVDGEKKIGEAFMGKNGPINAVFSAIDDVLGLGEKKPKLVVYEPSNRGRTHSSVAEALVVLSGNGHELYYNLTAPVWVGKAEDDDTITASAKSYVQALSRFMTDMKKK, translated from the coding sequence ATGGCGATCAAACAAAATGAAACCGGAACATGGGTACTGGACCAAACTCAAATTCCGGGCGAGGCCAGACAGGAAGTTGAAATCTTTGACACCACCCTGCGGGATGGTGAGCAGGGCGGGGTAACCTTTAAAGGGGATTCAAAATTGAGAATTGCCCGGTTTCTTGCGGATACGGGGGTCAGTACCATAGAGGTTGGATTTCCCAGTTCAACCCCCTTGGAATTCGATACGGTAAAACAGATTGCCGATACCGTGGAAGGCCCCCATATCTGCGGACTGACCACCATGGATCTTGAAAATATCAAGCGAACATGGCAGGCCCTGGAAAACAATCCCAACCCCACCATTCACGTATTCACCCTTAACATTGACGAAGCATCCATCCGGGCATATAAGGCAGACCCCAATGAGCAAATTGAAAAAGCCTCCCGGGCAGTTGCCTATGCAAAGAAGTTAACAGGCGGTAAAGGCCGGGTGGAATTTTCGGCCCAGAACACCATCCTGGCCTTGTCCCAATCCCTGAACCCGGAATATAATTTTCTGCAGGATTATATATCGAAAATCTATGGCCATGCGATTAAGGCAGGCGCAGACGTGGTCAACATTCCCCATACCGTGGCCAAGGGAATTGAAATTGAAATCCAGGAAGCCATACAGTATTTTAAAATGCTTGTGGAGGGCACGGATGACGTGATGCTCAGTTTCCACGCCCACAATGATTTCGGTGTCAGTGTCGCCGACACCCTTGCAGCCGTTAAACAGGGCGTCAGGCAGGTGGAAGGCACCTGGTATTCCCTGGGGGAAAGAGCAGGAAATACGCCGTTGGAACAGGTGATCATGAATCTTTCATTGAAACCTTCCTACAACCGGAAATTCTTTACGTCCTTTAAACTTGAAAAAACCAATGCCGTGGCAAGGTTCATTGAAAGGGAAAGCTGCATTCCCATTCCCTACAATGCACCTGGAGTCGGTCCCAATGCCCTGCGCCACGGATCTGGGGTCCATTCCGACGGAGACAAAAAGGGCAAAGACATTGGGGAGAATATTTACCTGCCCTGCTCACCCGAAGATATCGGCTGGACAGGCAACACCCACCAGATAACCAAACTGACCGGAGTCACCGGAGTTACGGCCAGGCTTGAGGAGCTGGGATATGAATTTGAAAAACCCTTTGTCCGGGAACATATAATGCCCGCGATCAAATCCCGGGACATTACATATGGGGACAAGGAACTGCGTATGATCGGAGATGATTTCAGGTACACAGGAGAAGACCATATCGAGTTTGTGGATTACGCGTTCAACAAGTTTGCCAATTCCAGTGTCCGCCAGGCCCAGGTGGTACTGGTCGTTGATGGTGAAAAAAAGATCGGCGAGGCTTTCATGGGCAAAAATGGTCCCATCAATGCGGTATTCAGTGCCATTGACGATGTCCTGGGGCTTGGTGAAAAAAAACCCAAACTCGTGGTTTACGAACCCAGCAACCGCGGGCGGACCCACTCTTCGGTTGCAGAAGCATTGGTTGTACTCAGCGGCAACGGCCATGAACTTTACTACAACCTGACAGCCCCGGTCTGGGTGGGGAAAGCCGAGGATGACGACACCATCACTGCGTCTGCCAAATCCTATGTCCAGGCTTTAAGCCGGTTTATGACGGACATGAAAAAAAAATAA
- a CDS encoding methylated-DNA--[protein]-cysteine S-methyltransferase: MYYTKFNTRFCEIILAGDEKGLAHLHLNTGQGSRQFEIQDSWELKPEFFENTQSQILEYLAGKREVFEVSLNPAGTEFQKKVWAQLRTIPYNSLASYGDIAKKLGNPKAARAVGAANGKNPIPLIIPCHRVVGANGNLTGFAHGLAIKEKLIALERGLGS, from the coding sequence ATGTATTACACAAAATTCAACACCCGGTTCTGCGAGATCATCCTGGCCGGGGACGAAAAGGGGCTTGCCCATCTTCACCTCAACACCGGCCAGGGCAGCCGTCAGTTTGAAATTCAGGACTCCTGGGAATTAAAACCGGAATTTTTTGAGAATACCCAATCCCAGATTTTGGAATACCTGGCGGGTAAAAGAGAGGTCTTTGAGGTCTCCTTAAACCCGGCAGGCACTGAATTTCAGAAAAAAGTCTGGGCGCAGTTGCGCACTATCCCCTACAACAGCCTGGCAAGCTATGGTGACATCGCCAAAAAACTGGGCAACCCAAAGGCTGCCAGGGCAGTGGGGGCGGCCAACGGGAAAAATCCCATCCCCCTCATTATCCCCTGCCACCGGGTGGTAGGGGCCAACGGCAACCTCACCGGATTTGCCCACGGCCTGGCCATTAAGGAGAAACTAATTGCCCTGGAACGGGGGCTGGGTTCTTAG
- a CDS encoding Gfo/Idh/MocA family oxidoreductase yields MAGKMLRVALIGCGRIAVKHIMAITKRNSGLLLCAVADTDPGAFDKLFDLCKLSGKKKHQMMNSVKTYTDYNQMLEKEKPDITSITAPSGLHYAMAKAAMLSGSHILLEKPMSMKASQAKELFDISEQKNRQIAMGHIFRYFPVVRNLQKDVVAGRFGKISHGSVIVRWGHDQAYYDQTAWRGTWKHDGGVLMNQCVHAIDLICWLMNGQATAANAMLGKRFHDMEAEDIALGILKLDNGALCQIEGTTNSPSRDHEAAFYLLGEKGGFRMGIRRGRPYFDIRINGKKKNFEYFMKEIRSRGLSSLFSLTNPHAEIYADLRDAVLNGKSPIADAKAGMMSVESVLALYLSAKEKRQIEIPLATDFSSTEMSEYIFGD; encoded by the coding sequence ATGGCCGGAAAAATGCTTCGAGTAGCACTGATCGGATGCGGTCGGATTGCCGTAAAACACATCATGGCCATAACAAAAAGGAACAGCGGCCTTTTGCTTTGTGCTGTGGCAGACACAGACCCCGGGGCTTTCGACAAGTTGTTTGATTTGTGTAAACTGTCGGGCAAAAAAAAGCATCAAATGATGAATTCCGTAAAAACATATACGGATTATAACCAGATGCTTGAAAAAGAAAAACCTGATATTACATCAATAACGGCGCCTTCAGGACTGCACTATGCCATGGCAAAAGCGGCAATGCTCAGCGGATCTCATATTCTTCTTGAAAAGCCCATGAGTATGAAAGCAAGCCAGGCCAAAGAATTGTTCGATATTTCCGAACAAAAAAACAGACAAATTGCCATGGGACATATCTTCCGCTATTTTCCCGTTGTCAGAAATCTGCAAAAGGATGTTGTTGCCGGACGGTTTGGTAAAATCAGCCACGGTTCGGTTATTGTGCGCTGGGGACACGATCAGGCATATTACGACCAGACCGCCTGGCGCGGCACATGGAAACATGACGGCGGCGTGTTAATGAACCAGTGCGTTCACGCCATTGATCTTATCTGCTGGCTTATGAACGGCCAAGCCACGGCAGCAAACGCAATGCTTGGAAAACGCTTTCATGACATGGAGGCGGAAGATATTGCCCTTGGGATACTCAAACTTGATAACGGCGCGCTGTGCCAGATCGAAGGGACAACCAACTCCCCGTCCCGGGATCACGAAGCAGCTTTTTACCTGCTTGGAGAAAAGGGCGGTTTTCGTATGGGTATCCGCCGGGGCAGGCCATATTTTGATATAAGGATTAACGGTAAAAAGAAAAATTTCGAATACTTTATGAAAGAAATTCGTTCAAGGGGTCTTTCCAGCCTGTTCTCACTGACCAATCCCCATGCCGAAATATACGCCGACCTAAGAGACGCCGTTCTTAACGGCAAATCTCCCATTGCTGATGCAAAAGCAGGCATGATGTCTGTTGAATCGGTTCTGGCCTTATACCTCTCGGCAAAGGAAAAAAGGCAGATAGAGATCCCCCTTGCAACGGATTTTTCATCCACAGAGATGTCGGAATATATTTTTGGGGATTGA